From the genome of Variovorax sp. RA8, one region includes:
- the phnN gene encoding phosphonate metabolism protein/1,5-bisphosphokinase (PRPP-forming) PhnN: protein MTEAPHRFAIYFAPRAHSPWWLAGSRWLGRCAELGEPLPQPQVPGLSTPDQHRLTKAPRRYGWHGTLKAPFTLAPGVDEARLRAELRALAGEFEAFSLPPLEVAMLDDFLALVPDGDAQAIDALAAACVTRLQPLAAPLAPAELERRRAAGLTPEEDALLLRWGYPFVLERFRFHLSLTGSLKDATPAAIDALKEAARHRFDTLPACRVDNLSLFVEPRPGADFMLVEQMALAPVSRPAAPKANSTAAEGEGTPVSRPAAPKANGTAAEGEGTPVSRPAAPKANGTAAEGEGTPVSRPAAPKANGTAAEGEGTAVKGRLVYVMGPSGAGKDSLIAWLKDHLPPHLPLHLARRTITRPIRHGDEQHLSVSEQAFALLHQAQAFALDWQANGLRYGVRHDELAPLHRGKWVLVNGSRAYLPHALARFPQLTVVHVTASLEVLRQRLLARGRETPDMVEARVQRALAYLPPPHAIEVRNDGDLADAGAQLLRALARTAP, encoded by the coding sequence ATGACTGAGGCCCCGCATCGCTTTGCGATCTACTTCGCGCCGCGCGCCCACAGCCCCTGGTGGCTGGCCGGCAGCCGTTGGCTGGGCCGCTGCGCGGAACTCGGCGAGCCACTGCCGCAGCCCCAGGTGCCAGGCTTGTCCACGCCCGATCAGCATCGGCTGACGAAGGCGCCGCGGCGCTATGGCTGGCATGGGACGCTCAAGGCGCCCTTCACGCTCGCACCGGGCGTCGACGAAGCACGGCTGCGCGCCGAACTGCGCGCGCTCGCCGGCGAGTTCGAAGCCTTCTCGCTGCCGCCACTCGAGGTCGCGATGCTCGACGACTTCCTCGCGCTGGTGCCCGATGGGGATGCACAGGCGATCGATGCCCTGGCCGCCGCCTGCGTCACCCGCCTGCAGCCGCTGGCGGCGCCGCTCGCGCCGGCCGAGCTCGAGCGCCGCCGCGCGGCCGGGCTCACGCCCGAGGAAGACGCGTTGCTGCTGCGCTGGGGCTACCCCTTCGTGCTGGAGCGCTTCCGCTTCCACCTCTCGCTCACCGGCTCGCTGAAGGACGCCACCCCCGCGGCGATCGACGCGTTGAAGGAGGCGGCGCGCCACCGCTTCGATACCCTGCCCGCCTGCCGCGTCGACAACCTCTCGCTCTTCGTCGAGCCCCGGCCGGGCGCGGACTTCATGCTGGTCGAGCAGATGGCGCTGGCTCCAGTGAGCCGCCCGGCCGCTCCGAAGGCGAATAGCACCGCAGCCGAAGGCGAAGGTACTCCAGTGAGCCGCCCGGCCGCTCCGAAGGCGAATGGCACCGCAGCCGAAGGCGAAGGTACTCCAGTGAGCCGCCCGGCCGCTCCGAAGGCGAATGGCACCGCAGCCGAAGGCGAAGGTACTCCAGTGAGCCGCCCGGCCGCTCCGAAGGCAAATGGCACCGCAGCCGAAGGCGAAGGTACTGCCGTGAAGGGCCGCCTCGTCTACGTGATGGGCCCCTCCGGCGCGGGCAAGGACAGCCTGATCGCCTGGCTCAAGGACCACCTGCCGCCGCACCTGCCCCTGCACCTGGCGCGCCGCACCATCACGCGGCCGATCCGCCACGGCGACGAGCAGCACTTGAGCGTGAGCGAGCAGGCCTTCGCGCTGCTGCACCAGGCGCAGGCCTTCGCCCTCGACTGGCAGGCCAACGGCCTGCGCTACGGCGTGCGGCACGACGAACTCGCGCCGCTGCATCGCGGCAAGTGGGTGCTCGTCAATGGTTCGCGCGCCTACCTGCCGCACGCCTTGGCGAGGTTTCCGCAGCTGACGGTGGTCCACGTCACGGCCAGCCTCGAGGTGCTGCGGCAGCGCCTGCTGGCGCGCGGGCGCGAGACGCCCGACATGGTCGAGGCCCGGGTGCAGCGCGCGCTGGCATACCTGCCGCCGCCCCACGCCATCGAGGTGCGCAACGACGGCGACCTCGCCGACGCGGGCGCGCAGCTGCTGCGGGCCCTGGCTAGAACCGCGCCTTGA
- a CDS encoding LysR family transcriptional regulator: MEWSDIKIFLAVARHGTLGAAARQAGVSQPTMGRRLKALEASMSASLFQRTPEGFVLTAAGEAALAHAEQMEEEALAFERDVAGESRQLEGLLRVSSSDWFGVHMLSPVLAHFMRRHPGVQVELLTDSRLLNLSRREADLVLRIHPFDEPDVLQRKLMHVPYALYGAAGGAVPKAGDGAGATLLTMDTAFRGFPDALWLRRMLPNARIAFGSNSREAQAAMCAEGLGLAVLPMPLAARISQLQSIDLGEPPPGRDVWLGYHRDMRQSARLRALIDHMTSALG, translated from the coding sequence ATGGAGTGGAGCGACATCAAGATCTTCCTGGCGGTCGCGCGCCACGGCACGCTGGGCGCCGCGGCCCGCCAGGCTGGCGTGTCGCAGCCCACGATGGGCCGGCGCCTGAAGGCCCTGGAAGCCTCGATGTCCGCATCGCTTTTCCAGCGCACGCCCGAAGGCTTCGTGCTCACCGCCGCGGGCGAGGCGGCGCTGGCCCATGCCGAGCAGATGGAAGAGGAGGCGCTCGCATTCGAGCGCGACGTCGCGGGCGAGTCGAGGCAACTGGAGGGACTGCTTCGCGTCTCGTCCTCGGACTGGTTCGGGGTGCACATGTTGTCCCCGGTGCTCGCGCATTTCATGCGCCGCCACCCCGGCGTGCAGGTCGAGCTCCTCACCGACTCGCGGCTGCTCAACCTCTCGCGGCGCGAGGCCGACCTGGTCCTTCGCATCCATCCGTTCGACGAGCCCGACGTCCTGCAGCGCAAGCTGATGCACGTGCCCTACGCGCTCTACGGCGCGGCCGGTGGCGCCGTACCGAAGGCCGGCGACGGCGCAGGGGCCACGCTGTTGACGATGGACACCGCATTCCGCGGATTTCCCGACGCCCTGTGGCTGCGGCGCATGCTGCCCAACGCACGCATCGCGTTCGGCAGCAACAGCCGCGAGGCCCAGGCGGCGATGTGCGCCGAAGGCCTCGGGCTCGCCGTTCTGCCCATGCCGCTTGCCGCGCGGATTTCGCAGCTGCAATCGATCGACCTCGGGGAGCCGCCGCCCGGCCGCGACGTGTGGTTGGGCTACCACCGCGACATGCGACAGTCCGCCCGCCTGCGGGCGCTGATCGACCACATGACGAGCGCACTCGGATAA
- a CDS encoding zinc-dependent alcohol dehydrogenase family protein, with translation MSTLSAPVSAPASASTVARMRAHVLDEVDGPLQLRELPLPRAGHGQVLVRIDASGVNPLDTKIRAGQAAHARQPLPAVLGMDLAGRVEGVGDGVSRFVPGDRVYGLAGGIGGLQGSLADYAAVDADLLARAPSNLSPREAAALPLVFITAWEGLVDRANVQPGQTVLVHGGAGGVGHVAIQLARARGARVFATGNGAQQETIRRLGATPIDYTAETVAQYMQRLTDGEGFDIVYDTVGGPVLDASFEAVRIYTGHVVSALGWGTHRLAPLSFRAGTYSGVFTLLPMISGRGRAHHGEILAQATRLAESGQLAPLMDARRFGFEDADAAQRVVAAQQAQGRIVVEMGTA, from the coding sequence ATGTCCACCCTGTCTGCTCCCGTTTCCGCTCCCGCTTCCGCTTCCACCGTCGCGCGCATGCGCGCCCACGTGCTGGACGAGGTCGATGGCCCGCTGCAGCTGCGCGAATTACCGCTGCCTCGCGCCGGTCACGGCCAGGTCCTGGTCCGCATCGATGCCAGTGGCGTCAACCCGCTGGACACGAAGATCCGCGCCGGCCAGGCGGCCCACGCGCGCCAGCCCCTGCCGGCGGTCCTCGGCATGGACCTGGCCGGCAGGGTCGAAGGCGTCGGCGACGGCGTGAGCCGCTTCGTTCCGGGCGACAGGGTCTACGGGCTGGCCGGCGGCATCGGCGGTCTGCAAGGGTCGCTGGCGGACTACGCCGCGGTCGACGCCGACCTGCTGGCCCGCGCGCCGTCGAACCTGTCGCCGCGCGAGGCCGCGGCCCTGCCGCTGGTGTTCATCACCGCCTGGGAAGGCCTGGTCGACCGCGCGAACGTGCAGCCGGGCCAGACGGTGCTCGTCCATGGCGGTGCGGGCGGCGTCGGCCACGTCGCGATCCAACTGGCGCGCGCACGCGGCGCGCGGGTCTTCGCAACCGGCAATGGCGCGCAGCAGGAGACGATACGTCGCCTCGGCGCTACGCCCATCGACTACACCGCCGAGACAGTCGCGCAGTACATGCAGCGCCTGACGGACGGCGAGGGTTTCGACATCGTCTACGACACGGTCGGCGGGCCGGTGCTGGATGCGTCTTTCGAAGCGGTGCGCATCTACACCGGGCATGTGGTCAGCGCGCTGGGCTGGGGCACCCATCGGCTCGCGCCGCTGTCCTTCCGGGCGGGCACGTACTCGGGCGTGTTCACCTTGCTGCCCATGATCTCCGGCCGTGGCCGCGCCCACCACGGCGAGATCCTGGCGCAGGCGACCCGCCTGGCCGAGTCGGGCCAGCTTGCGCCGCTGATGGACGCGAGGCGCTTCGGTTTCGAGGATGCCGATGCGGCACAGCGGGTGGTGGCCGCGCAGCAGGCGCAAGGGCGCATAGTGGTCGAGATGGGCACGGCATGA
- a CDS encoding peroxiredoxin-like family protein, whose protein sequence is MGDLHHPLQPGDPAPGFTLPAANREGGMVSLADLRGRPFVLGLFRGLHCPFCRRQVRQLADMQPTLRAAGVETVAVINTPVERARLYFGYRPMPLLLLADPDCRTHRAFGVPRLEFLPEGSSEVPQWPSRTRMADFEAARINPTGELPQPTQPMAANAALNAQDGFELDDADSAIMASHATQLVGHFLIDEAGIIAWEHIEAPDGPSSLCYFPDAAEITAAAGSLGR, encoded by the coding sequence GTGGGAGACCTGCACCACCCGCTGCAACCGGGAGACCCCGCGCCCGGATTCACGCTCCCCGCGGCCAACCGTGAAGGCGGCATGGTGTCGCTCGCGGACCTGCGCGGGCGCCCCTTCGTGCTCGGCCTCTTTCGCGGGCTGCACTGCCCCTTCTGCCGCCGCCAGGTGAGACAGCTCGCCGACATGCAGCCGACCCTGCGCGCCGCGGGGGTCGAGACGGTGGCGGTGATCAACACGCCGGTGGAACGCGCACGCCTGTACTTCGGCTACCGGCCGATGCCGCTGCTGCTGCTGGCGGACCCGGATTGCCGCACGCACCGGGCCTTCGGCGTGCCGCGCCTCGAATTCCTGCCCGAGGGCAGCAGCGAGGTGCCCCAGTGGCCTTCGCGCACGCGGATGGCGGACTTCGAGGCGGCACGCATCAACCCCACCGGCGAGCTGCCGCAGCCCACGCAGCCGATGGCCGCCAATGCCGCGCTCAATGCGCAGGACGGCTTCGAGCTGGACGACGCCGACAGCGCGATCATGGCAAGCCATGCCACGCAGCTGGTCGGGCACTTCTTGATCGACGAAGCCGGCATCATTGCCTGGGAGCACATCGAGGCGCCGGATGGGCCGAGCAGCCTGTGCTACTTCCCGGACGCGGCGGAGATCACGGCCGCGGCCGGCTCGCTCGGGCGCTGA
- the phnF gene encoding phosphonate metabolism transcriptional regulator PhnF encodes MTTSTSSSPPLAFAPRPARPSRDSFWTRIAAELAEAIARGVYPPGERLPSEHALAEQFGVNRHTIRRSLASLSSQGLLRVTQGSGTYVEEFAVELVLAKRTRHHQNMALAGLRGVLRVLDASSVRASAAQARVLQVPVRSMLLRLQVLGEAEQQPLHVGERFFPLPRFAKLEAVVRETGSITAAFAAHGVDDYTRHESRITAQMPKPEVAAQLRQSVARPVLLVESVNVDTEAQPIEFARTWFAGDRITLTVTHDD; translated from the coding sequence ATGACAACCTCGACGTCGTCTTCCCCTCCCCTGGCCTTCGCGCCGCGCCCTGCGCGCCCGTCGCGTGACAGCTTCTGGACCCGCATCGCGGCCGAGCTCGCCGAGGCCATCGCGCGCGGCGTCTATCCGCCCGGCGAGCGCCTGCCCTCGGAGCATGCGCTGGCCGAGCAGTTCGGCGTCAACCGCCACACCATCCGGCGCTCGCTGGCCAGCCTCAGCAGCCAGGGCCTGCTGCGCGTGACGCAGGGCAGCGGCACCTACGTGGAGGAGTTCGCGGTCGAGCTGGTGCTGGCCAAGCGCACGCGGCACCACCAGAACATGGCGCTGGCCGGCCTGCGCGGCGTGCTGCGCGTGCTCGATGCGAGCAGCGTGCGCGCGAGCGCGGCACAGGCGCGCGTCCTGCAGGTGCCGGTGCGCAGCATGCTGCTGCGCCTGCAGGTGCTGGGCGAGGCCGAGCAGCAGCCGCTGCACGTGGGCGAGCGCTTCTTTCCGCTGCCGCGCTTCGCGAAGCTGGAGGCCGTGGTGCGCGAGACCGGCTCCATCACCGCCGCCTTCGCCGCCCACGGCGTGGACGACTACACCCGCCACGAAAGCCGCATCACGGCGCAGATGCCGAAGCCCGAGGTGGCGGCGCAACTGCGGCAGTCCGTCGCGCGGCCGGTGCTGCTGGTCGAGAGCGTCAACGTGGACACCGAGGCGCAGCCGATCGAGTTCGCGCGCACCTGGTTCGCGGGCGACCGCATCACCCTGACGGTCACGCACGATGACTGA
- a CDS encoding GAF domain-containing protein, with protein sequence MLIDADSDMARAPPGSAPAPPATDAAPRGEALQRTARRWHLFPKYALLIITLVCGMLVASGAVVIYFSYRENQSHVVALQAEKAQAAATRIEQYVLNIEQQLGWTALPRADGPGSNAREARYIEYLKLLRQAPPITDVAWIDSTGHEQLRISRLGMNELASAVDRSAEPAFRSAIEGRTGFGPVHFRMGTEPYMTLARPAGPGGGVTMAELNLKFVWDVVSRIRIGAGGLAYVVDADGTLIAHPDISLVLKKTDMSALPQVAARLRPGADDARELARDLSGQRMLAAHTPIPSLGWTVFVESPRAEAFAPLYVMLQRMGLVLVLAVLVSMAATFFLARALVRPLRTLQAGAAQIGAGDLDRRIEVHTGDELEGLADQFNRMAAQLRESYAGLERKVQQRTAELREALAYQTAISEVLRVISESPTDVQPVFEAILDCAVRLLGSPTAAVFRYDGRLVHLVGQRNWSPSAIENARRFYPGPPDLRMISGRVIASRKAVTIVDASADAAYDPATATTGHWRRMLGVPLLKDGAPIGAIAVAWTDAGDTPQRQVELLETFAGQAAIAIENLRLINETQDALAQQTASAEVLRVISSSVADTRPVFDAILGSCERFLSASGLGIALVGDDGMMHNGGFRGAREQLLRAIVGVFPRPLEGSATGLALRERRVIHYPAVRHDADAPAGLRHAAESTGDFTIAIAPMLWDQRGVGAVLVLREPPNAFSTQELALLKTFADQAVIAIQNSRLFGEIQDKGRQLELANKHKSEFLANMSHELRTPLNAIIGFSEVLAERMFGEVNDKQLEYLKDIHNSGHHLLSLINDILDLSKIEAGRMELDLSSFNLPMLLDNTVTLVRERALRHGLTLALEIDPAIGDWVADARKLKQVVINLLSNAVKFTPPGGRVTMRARALDQAVEIAVVDTGVGIAADQQALVFEEFRQAGGDYLRKAEGTGLGLALARRFVELHGGTLRVESAPGEGSTFAFVLPRRAPGDTPQERD encoded by the coding sequence ATGCTGATCGACGCGGATTCGGACATGGCCCGCGCGCCACCGGGCTCAGCCCCGGCGCCGCCGGCAACGGACGCTGCGCCACGCGGGGAGGCGCTGCAACGGACCGCACGCCGCTGGCACCTGTTCCCCAAGTACGCGCTGCTGATCATCACGCTGGTCTGCGGCATGCTTGTCGCGAGCGGTGCGGTCGTCATCTACTTCTCTTACCGCGAGAACCAGTCGCACGTCGTCGCGCTGCAGGCCGAGAAGGCCCAGGCCGCAGCGACGCGCATCGAGCAGTACGTGCTGAACATCGAGCAGCAACTGGGCTGGACCGCGCTGCCGCGCGCCGATGGACCCGGCAGCAATGCGCGGGAGGCACGCTACATCGAATACCTGAAGCTGCTGCGCCAGGCACCGCCGATCACCGACGTGGCGTGGATCGACAGCACCGGGCACGAACAGCTGCGCATCTCACGCCTGGGGATGAACGAGCTCGCCAGCGCCGTGGACCGCTCGGCCGAGCCGGCCTTCCGCAGCGCGATCGAGGGCCGGACCGGGTTCGGCCCTGTCCACTTCCGCATGGGCACCGAGCCCTACATGACGCTCGCGCGCCCCGCCGGGCCCGGCGGCGGCGTGACGATGGCCGAGCTCAACCTGAAGTTCGTCTGGGACGTGGTCTCGCGCATCCGCATCGGCGCGGGCGGCCTGGCCTACGTGGTGGATGCCGACGGCACGCTCATCGCCCACCCCGATATCAGCCTGGTGCTGAAGAAAACCGACATGAGCGCACTGCCACAGGTGGCGGCACGGCTGCGGCCCGGCGCCGACGACGCGAGGGAGCTTGCGCGCGACCTGTCCGGCCAGCGGATGCTGGCGGCCCATACCCCGATTCCGTCGCTCGGCTGGACGGTGTTCGTCGAGTCGCCCCGCGCCGAGGCCTTCGCGCCGCTGTACGTCATGCTGCAGCGCATGGGGCTGGTGCTCGTGCTGGCGGTGCTCGTCTCGATGGCGGCGACCTTTTTCCTGGCGCGCGCGCTGGTGCGCCCGCTGCGCACGCTGCAGGCAGGCGCGGCGCAGATCGGCGCCGGTGACCTGGACCGGCGCATCGAGGTGCACACCGGCGACGAACTCGAAGGCCTTGCCGACCAATTCAACCGCATGGCCGCGCAGTTGCGCGAGTCGTATGCAGGGCTGGAGCGCAAGGTCCAGCAACGCACTGCCGAGCTGCGTGAAGCGCTGGCCTACCAGACCGCCATCAGCGAGGTGCTGCGCGTCATCAGCGAGTCCCCGACCGACGTGCAGCCGGTCTTCGAGGCGATCCTCGACTGCGCGGTGCGGCTGCTCGGCAGCCCGACCGCCGCGGTGTTCCGCTACGACGGGCGTCTGGTGCACCTGGTGGGCCAGCGCAACTGGTCGCCCTCTGCGATCGAGAACGCCAGGCGCTTCTACCCCGGGCCACCGGACCTGCGCATGATCAGCGGCCGGGTGATCGCGTCGCGCAAAGCCGTGACGATCGTCGATGCCTCGGCGGATGCAGCCTACGACCCCGCCACTGCCACGACCGGCCACTGGCGCCGCATGCTCGGCGTGCCGCTGCTGAAGGACGGCGCGCCCATCGGAGCGATCGCAGTGGCCTGGACCGACGCCGGCGACACGCCGCAGCGCCAGGTCGAGCTGCTGGAGACCTTCGCCGGCCAGGCCGCGATCGCCATCGAGAACCTGCGGCTCATCAACGAGACCCAGGACGCGCTGGCGCAGCAGACCGCCAGCGCCGAGGTCCTGCGGGTCATCAGCAGCTCGGTGGCGGATACGAGGCCGGTGTTCGATGCCATCCTCGGCAGCTGCGAGCGCTTTCTCTCGGCGAGCGGGCTGGGCATCGCGCTGGTCGGCGACGACGGCATGATGCACAACGGCGGCTTTCGCGGCGCCCGCGAGCAGCTGCTGCGCGCCATCGTCGGCGTCTTTCCGCGTCCGCTCGAGGGCAGCGCGACGGGGCTCGCGCTGCGCGAGCGGCGCGTCATCCACTACCCCGCCGTGCGCCATGACGCAGACGCACCGGCCGGCTTGCGCCACGCGGCCGAGTCCACCGGCGATTTCACGATCGCGATCGCGCCGATGCTGTGGGACCAGCGCGGCGTCGGCGCGGTGCTGGTGCTGCGCGAGCCACCGAATGCCTTCTCGACCCAGGAACTCGCGCTGCTCAAGACCTTTGCCGACCAGGCCGTCATCGCGATCCAGAACTCGCGCCTGTTCGGCGAGATCCAGGACAAGGGCCGCCAGCTCGAGCTGGCCAACAAGCACAAGTCGGAGTTCCTGGCGAACATGTCGCATGAGCTGCGCACGCCACTGAACGCGATCATCGGCTTCAGCGAGGTGCTGGCCGAGAGAATGTTCGGCGAGGTCAACGACAAGCAGCTCGAATACCTGAAGGACATCCACAACTCCGGCCACCACCTGCTGAGCCTGATCAACGACATCCTCGATCTGTCCAAGATCGAGGCCGGCCGCATGGAGCTGGACCTGTCGAGCTTCAACCTGCCGATGCTGCTCGACAACACTGTCACGCTGGTGCGCGAGCGCGCGCTGCGGCATGGGCTGACGCTGGCGCTCGAGATCGACCCGGCCATCGGCGACTGGGTGGCCGACGCGCGCAAGCTCAAGCAGGTGGTGATCAACCTGCTGTCGAACGCGGTCAAGTTCACGCCCCCGGGCGGGCGCGTGACGATGCGAGCACGCGCGCTCGACCAGGCCGTCGAGATCGCGG